One genomic region from Terriglobus aquaticus encodes:
- a CDS encoding DUF6600 domain-containing protein, with the protein MSLIDGEVHVASAGYNAEAVDAALNMPIGPGQSVRTGANADSEVEFPDGSVLRLAAGSSATLIRLQPQTEIGLDDGLYYLELRAGTDPQFVVYAGEVSVAPLENASIRVRVQNGQPEVAVLRGSVSVTRPNSYTVDVQQGESLRADAKDSRRYLLAEGVADETADRWNERRAQQLADSSASQTIAREDYAGDQGYGWSDLDSNGAWYPLPGEGLVWQPYGADASFDPYGFGNWVYAGFAGGGGYVWASGYPWGWLPYHCGSWSFYPGFGWGWLPAAGCRSYGGGWPVGGLPVKNAPHGWRPPLPVRPPATGGIVVRHPTLPGAPQNTAVHQIAQGPRQARSLEWNGVTLQPLKPIAAAPIARGSSAVGSALRRDFPLQDGTHVPVLGRESTVAAVMPGRAPEWHAPTASQTRSDEADRTVPRSAPTSAGLAASGHATSQESPAGPVNADGAGGVLAAEPVLSTGWHSRVYSNVPPAANRPAPGGSVVIRPAGVRAVPAGAGPVLPPATRPASAIAPPVRPAPVTIAPPRIISPPPAPVQHSSPPPPAPVFHSAPPPAPSAAPATHSK; encoded by the coding sequence ATGAGCTTGATCGATGGCGAGGTTCACGTAGCCAGCGCAGGGTACAACGCCGAAGCTGTGGATGCTGCCCTCAACATGCCGATCGGTCCCGGGCAGTCGGTGCGCACCGGAGCGAACGCGGACAGCGAAGTGGAGTTCCCGGATGGCTCGGTCTTGCGCCTGGCTGCGGGTAGTTCTGCAACGCTGATCCGGTTGCAGCCGCAAACGGAGATCGGTCTGGACGATGGGCTGTACTACCTGGAGTTGCGTGCCGGTACCGATCCTCAATTTGTGGTCTACGCGGGCGAGGTCAGTGTGGCGCCGCTGGAGAACGCAAGCATTCGTGTTCGTGTGCAAAACGGTCAGCCGGAGGTCGCTGTTCTGCGTGGCAGTGTGAGCGTGACCCGGCCCAACAGCTATACCGTCGACGTGCAACAGGGAGAAAGCCTTCGCGCTGACGCGAAAGACTCGCGGCGCTACCTGCTGGCGGAAGGAGTCGCCGATGAGACGGCTGACCGCTGGAACGAGCGCCGGGCACAGCAGCTTGCCGACAGCAGCGCGAGTCAGACGATCGCCCGCGAGGATTATGCCGGGGACCAGGGCTATGGCTGGAGCGACCTGGATAGCAATGGTGCGTGGTACCCGCTGCCCGGAGAAGGCCTGGTCTGGCAGCCATACGGTGCCGACGCGAGTTTCGATCCATACGGGTTTGGGAACTGGGTCTATGCAGGTTTCGCGGGCGGCGGCGGATACGTCTGGGCGTCGGGCTATCCGTGGGGCTGGCTGCCCTACCACTGCGGATCGTGGAGCTTCTATCCCGGCTTCGGCTGGGGCTGGTTGCCAGCCGCCGGGTGCCGGAGCTACGGCGGGGGATGGCCGGTGGGAGGCCTTCCCGTGAAGAACGCCCCGCATGGGTGGCGCCCGCCGCTGCCGGTTCGGCCGCCTGCCACCGGAGGCATCGTTGTGCGGCATCCGACTCTGCCGGGAGCGCCACAGAACACGGCGGTCCATCAGATCGCGCAGGGGCCCAGGCAGGCGAGATCACTCGAGTGGAACGGAGTCACGCTGCAGCCGCTGAAGCCGATTGCAGCCGCTCCGATAGCACGCGGCAGCTCCGCTGTGGGATCGGCGCTGCGGCGTGATTTTCCTCTGCAGGATGGCACGCATGTTCCTGTGCTTGGGCGCGAGAGCACTGTCGCGGCGGTTATGCCGGGCCGAGCGCCGGAATGGCATGCCCCGACCGCCTCCCAGACCCGGAGTGACGAGGCGGACCGTACGGTTCCGCGTTCGGCGCCGACATCGGCCGGTTTGGCCGCTTCGGGGCACGCGACGTCCCAGGAAAGCCCGGCAGGTCCGGTGAATGCGGACGGAGCTGGTGGCGTTCTCGCAGCAGAGCCCGTCCTGAGCACAGGCTGGCACAGCCGGGTTTACTCGAACGTGCCTCCTGCGGCGAACCGTCCTGCGCCGGGCGGCTCGGTGGTGATCAGGCCCGCTGGTGTGCGGGCCGTACCTGCCGGTGCTGGCCCGGTGCTGCCGCCAGCGACTCGCCCGGCTTCTGCGATCGCACCTCCGGTCCGTCCTGCGCCCGTGACGATCGCACCGCCCCGAATCATTTCTCCTCCGCCAGCCCCGGTGCAGCACTCCAGCCCGCCGCCCCCGGCACCGGTGTTCCACAGCGCTCCGCCGCCGGCACCCTCAGCCGCTCCGGCTACTCACTCGAAGTAG
- the ruvC gene encoding crossover junction endodeoxyribonuclease RuvC → MRVFGIDCGTEYTGWGVVEMVDGPRESRLEPIAAGAIKLDRKHRTPQRLHQVYVELTALLEAYSPEVVAIEDVFFAANAKSALKLGHVRGVAMLSAAACGLPVVEYAPLSIKSAVVGHGLAAKEQVQFMVARLLDLERAPEPADAADALAIAICHIHNARSAQGLLR, encoded by the coding sequence ATGCGCGTCTTTGGTATCGACTGCGGAACCGAGTACACCGGCTGGGGTGTGGTCGAGATGGTCGATGGCCCGCGGGAAAGCCGGTTGGAGCCCATCGCAGCGGGCGCGATCAAGCTGGACCGGAAGCATCGCACGCCGCAGCGGCTGCACCAGGTGTACGTGGAACTGACAGCACTGCTGGAGGCGTATTCGCCGGAGGTGGTTGCGATTGAGGACGTGTTCTTCGCTGCAAATGCAAAGAGCGCGTTGAAACTGGGGCACGTGCGTGGCGTTGCCATGCTCTCTGCCGCGGCGTGCGGCTTGCCGGTAGTCGAATACGCACCGCTCTCCATCAAATCCGCAGTGGTCGGGCACGGGCTGGCAGCGAAGGAGCAGGTGCAGTTTATGGTCGCGCGGCTGTTAGACCTGGAGCGCGCGCCCGAACCGGCAGATGCCGCGGACGCGCTTGCCATTGCCATTTGCCACATCCACAACGCGCGTTCTGCGCAAGGACTTCTTCGTTGA
- the rsmA gene encoding 16S rRNA (adenine(1518)-N(6)/adenine(1519)-N(6))-dimethyltransferase RsmA gives MKHKPKLGQNFLVDADAARRIAEALGDITTETVLEIGPGHGAITGLLAERAGHLICVELDRALAAELRFRFRNATNVQILEADILTVDLSALRPENGKLRVIGNLPYYITSDILLHLCRHASAIDTAVVMMQREVADRVAASPGSRDYGVLSVSVQRHADVSSMLTLPPSAFSPPPDVFSTVLHLRMRDRSSELGVLNDAAFTRLLRAAFAQKRKTLGNNLRSAGYSPDRIRAACEAAGVTSDLRAEALSVSQFAALYHALGASPSATSSE, from the coding sequence ATGAAGCACAAGCCGAAGTTGGGGCAGAACTTCCTTGTCGATGCGGATGCCGCGCGGCGCATCGCCGAAGCCTTGGGTGACATCACCACCGAGACGGTCCTCGAAATCGGCCCAGGCCACGGCGCCATCACAGGTCTGCTGGCCGAACGCGCCGGCCACCTGATCTGTGTGGAACTAGACCGCGCCCTCGCAGCCGAGCTCCGCTTCCGCTTTCGGAACGCGACGAATGTGCAGATCCTCGAAGCCGACATTCTTACCGTAGATCTTTCGGCGCTACGACCCGAAAACGGTAAGCTGCGCGTGATCGGCAACCTGCCGTACTACATCACGTCGGACATCCTTCTGCATCTGTGCCGGCACGCCAGCGCAATCGACACGGCGGTCGTGATGATGCAGCGCGAGGTTGCCGACCGCGTCGCCGCTTCGCCCGGTTCCCGCGATTACGGCGTTCTGTCGGTCTCGGTCCAGCGCCACGCAGACGTGAGTTCCATGCTGACTCTCCCACCCAGCGCCTTCTCGCCTCCACCTGACGTCTTCTCGACCGTGCTGCACCTCCGCATGAGGGACCGATCGTCCGAGTTGGGCGTGTTGAACGATGCTGCGTTCACCCGGCTTCTGCGGGCTGCCTTCGCGCAAAAACGAAAGACGCTCGGGAACAACCTGCGTTCCGCCGGGTACAGCCCGGATCGGATCCGCGCAGCCTGCGAGGCCGCCGGAGTCACCTCGGATCTGCGCGCGGAGGCTCTTTCCGTGTCGCAGTTCGCGGCGCTGTACCACGCCCTGGGCGCTTCCCCGTCCGCTACTTCGAGTGAGTAG
- the uvrC gene encoding excinuclease ABC subunit UvrC: MDLQQKIRSLPRQPGVYLYKNADGEVIYVGKAKNLRNRVSSYLLEKNQMNAKTGTLMREAVDVDYIQVANEHEALALENNLIKQRKPRFNILLRDDKTYPYVKLTMGDRHPKVFVTRKLRKDGGQYFGPYFPGNLAHRIVDLIHRSFLIPSCKVDLNRYHPRPCLEFYIKRCLAPCVENLVAPEVYREAIRDVQLFLDGKESELESRITRRMTDAAMNEQYELAAKYRDQLVTVHQLQEKQRIASAENEDADVFGYHFDREMLAVAQFHMREGKIVDKRDFFWEDLPELEFMAGAEDDDADEASPTEEPEPAWSEADAGVLSTVVENSLPPQPQAFSPAAFFSTFLKQHYLDQPYVPRTIYVPLEFPDRLALASLLSTQSGRKIEILAPQRGDKRSLVDLVGQNAKQSYDQRFRTLQPSKNAIAEALQDALNLPDLPTRIECFDISHIQGAETVASMVVWEKGEMKKSDYRKFKVKTVSGVDDFASMREVIQRRYRKLQESGEPFPSLILIDGGLGQLHAAYAALEEIGVTLQPLASIAKREEVIYVYGQEDDPVVLDRRSPVLHLVQRIRDESHRFAITYHRKRREMRDRDSELLNIPGVGPTTRKRLVEHFGSVRGIKAAGPDALTAVVNAKTAQKIRDFFLAEREAAIDGTGTPTSNSGSLRILQ; the protein is encoded by the coding sequence ATGGACCTTCAGCAGAAAATCCGGTCGCTTCCCCGACAGCCGGGCGTCTACCTGTACAAAAATGCCGACGGCGAGGTCATCTACGTCGGTAAAGCCAAGAACCTGCGCAATCGGGTTTCGAGCTACCTGCTCGAGAAGAACCAGATGAACGCGAAGACCGGCACGCTTATGCGTGAAGCGGTCGACGTCGACTACATCCAGGTCGCCAACGAGCACGAAGCGCTGGCGCTCGAGAACAACCTGATCAAGCAGCGCAAGCCGCGCTTCAACATCCTGCTGCGCGACGACAAGACCTATCCGTACGTCAAGCTCACCATGGGCGACCGGCACCCCAAGGTCTTCGTCACCCGCAAGCTGCGCAAAGACGGCGGGCAGTACTTCGGTCCTTACTTCCCCGGCAACCTCGCTCATCGCATCGTCGACCTGATTCACCGCTCGTTCCTGATCCCGAGCTGCAAGGTCGACCTGAATCGCTACCACCCGCGGCCCTGCCTGGAGTTCTACATCAAGCGCTGCCTAGCCCCGTGCGTCGAAAACCTGGTCGCTCCCGAGGTCTACCGCGAGGCCATCCGCGACGTTCAGTTGTTCCTGGACGGCAAGGAAAGCGAGCTCGAGTCGCGCATTACGCGCCGCATGACGGACGCCGCGATGAACGAGCAGTACGAACTCGCCGCCAAGTACCGCGACCAACTCGTCACTGTACACCAGCTTCAGGAAAAGCAGCGCATCGCCTCCGCTGAGAACGAAGATGCCGACGTCTTCGGCTACCACTTCGACCGGGAGATGCTGGCCGTAGCGCAATTCCACATGCGCGAAGGCAAGATCGTCGATAAGCGCGACTTCTTCTGGGAGGACCTGCCTGAGCTGGAGTTCATGGCCGGCGCAGAGGATGACGATGCCGATGAAGCATCGCCCACCGAAGAGCCTGAGCCCGCATGGAGCGAGGCCGATGCGGGCGTGCTCTCAACCGTGGTCGAGAACAGCTTGCCCCCGCAGCCCCAAGCCTTCTCGCCGGCTGCGTTCTTCTCCACGTTCCTCAAGCAGCACTACCTTGACCAACCGTACGTGCCTCGCACCATCTACGTTCCGCTCGAGTTCCCCGATCGGCTGGCGCTCGCTTCGTTGCTGAGCACTCAGAGCGGCCGCAAGATCGAGATCCTGGCCCCCCAACGCGGCGACAAGCGCTCCCTCGTCGACCTGGTCGGACAGAACGCAAAGCAAAGCTACGACCAGCGATTCCGAACGCTGCAGCCATCCAAGAACGCCATCGCTGAAGCGTTGCAGGACGCGCTAAACCTCCCCGACTTGCCCACCCGCATCGAGTGCTTCGACATCTCGCACATCCAGGGTGCCGAGACCGTTGCCAGCATGGTGGTCTGGGAAAAGGGCGAGATGAAGAAGTCCGACTACCGCAAGTTCAAGGTGAAAACGGTCAGCGGCGTGGACGACTTCGCCAGCATGCGCGAGGTGATTCAGCGTCGCTACCGCAAGCTGCAGGAGTCCGGCGAACCGTTCCCGTCCTTGATCCTCATTGATGGCGGCCTCGGCCAGCTCCACGCCGCCTACGCTGCCTTGGAAGAGATCGGCGTCACTCTGCAGCCGCTCGCGTCCATTGCGAAACGCGAAGAGGTCATCTACGTCTACGGCCAGGAGGACGATCCCGTGGTCCTCGACCGGCGCTCACCCGTTCTGCACCTAGTTCAGCGCATCCGCGACGAGTCGCACCGTTTCGCCATCACCTATCACCGCAAGCGCCGCGAAATGCGAGACCGCGATTCCGAGCTGCTCAACATCCCTGGCGTGGGCCCCACCACACGCAAGCGTCTGGTGGAGCACTTCGGCAGCGTTCGCGGCATTAAGGCCGCCGGGCCCGATGCCCTTACAGCTGTGGTGAACGCCAAGACTGCACAGAAGATCCGGGACTTCTTCCTCGCCGAACGCGAGGCAGCGATCGACGGCACCGGCACACCCACTTCGAACAGCGGCAGCCTGCGCATCCTTCAGTAG
- a CDS encoding OmpA family protein, which translates to MNKWGSDAQKSKVARNVGVAASAALVILLSTGCSSKNYVRSQAGPLINQTNDLDAKTAADHRAIVDTDQRAQQGIATAKTNAAAADQHAGAAQTAADSANSNAQQAYNRVDSLAGTVAGLDQYKQVSDTSVTFKFDKATLTASDKRQLDTLASSLQSSRHYIVQLTGGTDSVGSAQYNYELSQKRADAVANYLQAKYGIAPHKFYLVGIGKDSAVASNRTAAGRSKNRRVDVQVLSNMQDENTTAAANTAPANPS; encoded by the coding sequence GTGAACAAGTGGGGATCTGACGCACAGAAGTCGAAGGTTGCACGGAATGTGGGTGTTGCCGCTTCGGCGGCCCTGGTCATTCTGTTGAGCACCGGCTGCAGTTCAAAGAATTATGTGCGTTCGCAGGCCGGACCGCTGATCAACCAGACGAACGACCTGGACGCGAAAACCGCGGCGGATCACCGGGCCATTGTTGACACGGACCAGCGCGCGCAGCAGGGAATCGCTACAGCCAAGACCAATGCGGCGGCTGCCGATCAGCATGCTGGCGCGGCACAGACCGCTGCTGATTCGGCAAATAGCAACGCGCAGCAGGCTTACAACCGCGTTGATTCGCTTGCAGGGACCGTAGCCGGGCTGGACCAGTACAAGCAGGTCTCCGATACCAGCGTGACGTTCAAGTTCGACAAGGCGACGCTGACCGCGAGTGACAAGCGGCAGCTCGACACGCTGGCCTCCAGCCTGCAGAGCTCGCGCCACTACATCGTGCAGTTGACCGGCGGAACCGATTCGGTGGGGAGTGCGCAGTACAACTACGAACTGAGCCAGAAGCGTGCCGACGCAGTGGCGAACTATCTACAAGCGAAGTACGGCATTGCGCCTCACAAGTTCTACCTGGTCGGCATCGGCAAGGACTCGGCTGTGGCGAGCAACCGCACGGCTGCGGGACGTTCGAAGAACCGGCGTGTCGACGTGCAGGTGTTGTCGAACATGCAGGACGAGAACACGACGGCTGCCGCGAACACAGCGCCGGCAAACCCAAGCTAA
- the ypfJ gene encoding KPN_02809 family neutral zinc metallopeptidase has protein sequence MEWTPGGMSNDVEDRRGDSGGGGGFLPFGGGGLGIIGVIVLVVLSLVTGHNFLGLLGVGGGTPQTQTRQSSGPVQESADEHRDTQLLSFVLDDAQKFWTEDLPQQMGRPYRHAKLVLFRNQTQSGCGAAQEATGPFYCPEDERVYIDLDFWDDLKRLGGNTADFSQAYVLAHELGHHVQNILGIEQKAQQMMQDRSQRSRASVELELQADCFAGVWGHSMQQRGKLDPDDLQEALKNAAAVGDDHIQKMERGTVSPESWTHGSSAERQGWFSRGMTTGDARQCNTFQAGPDGYQQ, from the coding sequence ATGGAATGGACCCCCGGCGGGATGAGCAATGATGTGGAGGATCGCCGCGGCGACTCGGGCGGCGGTGGTGGGTTCCTGCCGTTCGGGGGCGGCGGTTTGGGCATCATTGGCGTGATCGTACTGGTGGTTCTGAGTCTGGTGACTGGCCACAACTTCCTGGGCCTGCTGGGCGTCGGCGGTGGAACGCCACAGACACAAACGCGGCAAAGCAGTGGGCCCGTGCAGGAAAGCGCAGACGAGCATCGCGACACGCAGTTGCTCAGCTTTGTGCTGGATGACGCGCAGAAGTTCTGGACAGAAGACCTGCCGCAACAGATGGGGCGGCCATACCGGCATGCCAAGCTGGTGCTCTTTCGCAACCAGACGCAGAGCGGTTGCGGGGCTGCGCAGGAGGCGACTGGACCGTTCTACTGCCCGGAGGACGAGCGGGTCTACATCGACCTGGATTTCTGGGACGACCTGAAGCGCCTGGGCGGCAACACTGCAGACTTCTCGCAGGCCTACGTTTTGGCCCACGAGCTTGGGCACCACGTCCAGAACATCCTTGGAATTGAGCAGAAGGCGCAGCAGATGATGCAGGACCGCAGCCAACGGAGCCGCGCGTCCGTGGAGCTGGAGCTGCAGGCAGACTGCTTTGCCGGCGTCTGGGGGCACTCCATGCAGCAGCGTGGAAAGCTGGATCCGGACGATTTGCAGGAAGCCCTGAAGAACGCGGCTGCTGTGGGCGACGATCACATCCAGAAGATGGAACGCGGAACGGTTAGTCCGGAAAGCTGGACGCACGGCAGCAGTGCAGAGCGCCAGGGCTGGTTTAGCCGCGGGATGACGACGGGCGACGCCCGCCAGTGCAACACGTTCCAGGCGGGGCCGGACGGCTACCAACAGTAG
- a CDS encoding glycogen synthase, whose product MHIVFVAPECAPRVKTGGLGEVLGALPAAIAGLGHRVTVYVPLYRSLRLDMEEQGAAPVVLESLTLPGPGSNRFARVLDGGTDRDVQFYLVDCPELFDREGVYGPPGENYLDNAVRFGLYCRAVLEAVKQLGVPDVLHLHDWQAAFAAIYLATSYAADPMLGRVATVYTIHNGGYQGLFPPEQLTDLLLPLSLFSSGVLRADKQVNPFAGAVRSSDLVTTVSPGYAEELKTPEFGEGLEEVYCQRGRDFVGILNGIDEEEWDPATDPHLAAHYSIEDLTGKRECRADLLRAFGADEVADSTAVIGMVSRLAGQKGFDLIAEAMPKLAEMNLVLLIVGRGEPAVEAQFRDLADKYPDRLRVSPDFSEELAHKMQAGADMTLMPSRYEPSGLTQMYSLRYGTVPVVRATGGLRDTVQEWEEGNGFVFEEYTSGALLAAVGRALKEFADRERWRARVQRGMAVRRGWDGPAREYDAEYRRAVEAHAARTNVAKLTEKV is encoded by the coding sequence ATGCACATCGTTTTTGTGGCGCCGGAGTGCGCGCCGCGGGTCAAGACGGGCGGTCTGGGCGAGGTGCTCGGGGCTCTTCCCGCAGCCATCGCTGGCCTCGGCCATCGCGTAACGGTGTATGTCCCGCTCTATCGCAGCTTGCGGCTGGATATGGAGGAGCAGGGCGCGGCGCCTGTCGTGCTCGAAAGCCTTACCCTGCCCGGGCCCGGAAGCAACCGGTTCGCGCGTGTTCTGGATGGCGGCACCGACCGCGACGTTCAGTTCTACCTGGTCGACTGCCCTGAGTTGTTTGACCGGGAGGGCGTGTACGGTCCTCCCGGGGAGAACTACCTGGACAATGCGGTGCGCTTTGGTCTGTACTGCCGGGCGGTGCTGGAGGCCGTAAAGCAGCTTGGCGTCCCAGACGTTCTGCACCTGCATGACTGGCAGGCGGCGTTCGCCGCTATTTACTTGGCGACGAGCTACGCGGCCGATCCGATGCTGGGCAGGGTTGCGACCGTGTACACCATTCACAACGGCGGGTACCAGGGGCTATTCCCACCGGAGCAGTTGACCGATTTGCTGCTGCCGTTGTCGCTCTTCTCTTCGGGTGTACTGAGGGCGGACAAGCAGGTGAATCCTTTTGCAGGAGCCGTGCGGTCCAGCGATCTGGTGACCACGGTGAGCCCGGGATATGCCGAGGAACTGAAGACGCCAGAGTTTGGCGAGGGCCTGGAAGAGGTGTACTGCCAGCGTGGGAGGGACTTCGTCGGCATCCTTAACGGCATCGACGAAGAGGAGTGGGATCCCGCGACCGATCCTCACTTGGCCGCGCACTACTCGATCGAAGATCTGACGGGCAAGCGAGAGTGCCGCGCCGACCTGCTGCGAGCCTTTGGAGCGGATGAGGTCGCGGACAGTACGGCGGTGATCGGCATGGTCTCACGTCTTGCGGGTCAGAAGGGTTTCGACCTGATTGCCGAAGCGATGCCGAAGCTGGCCGAGATGAACCTGGTGCTGCTGATCGTCGGTCGGGGTGAGCCGGCGGTCGAGGCGCAGTTCCGCGATCTGGCCGACAAATACCCGGACCGTCTACGGGTTAGTCCTGACTTCTCCGAGGAACTGGCGCACAAGATGCAGGCTGGCGCAGACATGACGCTGATGCCCTCGCGGTATGAGCCGTCTGGGCTGACGCAGATGTACAGCCTGCGTTATGGGACGGTGCCGGTAGTACGGGCCACCGGCGGTCTGCGAGACACCGTGCAAGAGTGGGAAGAGGGAAACGGCTTTGTCTTCGAGGAGTACACCAGTGGAGCCTTGCTGGCCGCAGTTGGCCGGGCGCTGAAGGAGTTCGCCGACCGGGAGCGCTGGCGCGCCAGAGTGCAGAGGGGGATGGCGGTCAGGCGTGGATGGGATGGACCGGCGCGCGAGTACGACGCGGAGTACCGGCGCGCCGTGGAGGCCCACGCTGCGCGCACCAACGTCGCCAAGCTGACGGAGAAGGTCTGA